A section of the Candidatus Hydrogenedens sp. genome encodes:
- the rmuC gene encoding DNA recombination protein RmuC — protein sequence MESIMQFNMEYIVSIFSIVLLPTIFLLTIFLLFLFLKYLKNYKTELTEITQNIQKISEFYSIMNKTFLDETSRNRTEILNGIHTTLNSLSQKQLESLRIFSDNLNQLTQLNSKHLTDINETLKNEIQKLNVNTNSTLKDLSQSQLEQLKAFTENLNQLIQLNAKQLTDMNETLKNEIRHLQEKNDAKLEEMRKTVDEKLQTTLENRLTQSFKTVSEQLESVYKGLGEMKTLASDIGDLKRVLTNVKQRGVFGELQLEGILEDILTPQQYEKNAHIKRNTTVEFAIKIPAKDESNKYILLPIDSKFPREDYERILSAQENADPNALSEAVKSLSNRITGEAKDISEKYIDPPHTTDFAIMFLPVEGLFAEVLRIPGLFEKIRKDWNVIITGPTTITAILNSLQMGFRTLAIEKKSQEVWKVLGAVKTEFKKFNDLLTKTREKLESAASEIEKAQKRTQMIDRKLKGVEQLDMNESQRILALDNLDNSEEIDILDEN from the coding sequence ATGGAATCCATTATGCAGTTCAATATGGAATATATTGTCAGTATCTTTTCTATTGTTTTATTACCTACGATTTTCCTTCTAACCATTTTCCTATTATTCCTTTTCTTAAAGTACTTGAAAAATTATAAAACCGAACTTACAGAAATAACACAGAATATTCAGAAAATAAGCGAGTTTTATTCAATAATGAACAAAACCTTTTTAGACGAAACAAGCAGAAACCGAACAGAGATTTTGAATGGTATCCATACAACACTAAATTCCCTTTCTCAAAAACAATTAGAAAGTTTAAGGATTTTCTCGGATAATTTGAACCAACTCACACAACTAAACTCGAAGCATTTAACAGATATTAACGAAACACTTAAAAATGAAATTCAAAAATTGAATGTAAATACAAATTCCACATTAAAAGACCTATCGCAATCTCAGTTAGAACAACTAAAAGCGTTTACAGAAAACTTAAATCAGTTAATACAACTCAATGCAAAGCAATTAACAGATATGAATGAAACCCTTAAAAATGAAATTCGCCATTTACAGGAAAAGAATGACGCTAAATTGGAAGAGATGAGGAAAACGGTGGATGAGAAACTTCAAACGACCCTTGAAAATCGGCTCACCCAATCATTTAAAACGGTTAGTGAACAATTGGAAAGTGTTTATAAAGGTCTGGGTGAAATGAAAACGCTCGCCTCGGATATTGGAGACTTGAAACGAGTTCTTACAAATGTTAAACAACGGGGTGTTTTTGGTGAGTTACAGTTGGAAGGAATTCTTGAAGATATTCTTACACCTCAACAATATGAAAAGAATGCTCATATCAAACGCAACACAACGGTTGAATTTGCAATAAAAATTCCCGCCAAAGATGAAAGCAATAAATACATCCTGTTACCTATTGACTCCAAATTTCCGCGAGAAGATTATGAACGGATTTTGTCTGCACAGGAAAACGCAGACCCGAATGCATTGAGCGAGGCCGTAAAATCGTTATCTAACCGTATTACAGGAGAAGCCAAAGATATTAGTGAAAAATACATTGACCCACCCCATACAACGGATTTTGCCATTATGTTTCTGCCTGTGGAAGGACTGTTTGCCGAGGTTTTGCGGATACCCGGCCTTTTCGAAAAGATACGAAAAGATTGGAATGTTATTATCACAGGACCTACCACAATTACCGCTATACTGAATAGCCTACAAATGGGATTTCGAACCCTAGCTATAGAGAAAAAATCACAGGAGGTTTGGAAAGTTTTAGGCGCCGTCAAAACAGAGTTTAAGAAGTTTAACGATTTATTAACCAAAACAAGAGAGAAATTAGAATCAGCGGCAAGTGAAATTGAGAAGGCACAAAAGCGGACCCAGATGATAGACCGAAAACTCAAAGGGGTTGAGCAATTAGATATGAATGAATCTCAAAGAATCCTTGCCTTAGATAATTTAGATAATTCAGAAGAGATAGACATATTAGACGAAAATTAG
- a CDS encoding DUF1559 domain-containing protein codes for MKKKSGFTLIELLVAIAIIGILAAILLPALARARESARRASCQNNLKQWGLIFKMYSGESKGAKYPPVVMDYRAAVDCEQAGFPSAGMKSIIVAGPHPEMIYPEYLTDVNILLCPSDPSHTPDSLISPFTEKTDITVPCSKRGRGMWNMQASYYYLGWVFDRGDTTDPQTNLTLVPFLNIVDGTAPSQIIQGLLEAVLPFFINHENGRGDNDIVISATTAALTGQPPIGNAGGNTIYRLREGIERFLITDINNPASSAKAQSSLWVMMDKLTSDPSLYNHIPGGSNVLFFDGHVEFLRYQEKGPAPVNGGVAAATNALEKIDYSMF; via the coding sequence ATGAAGAAGAAATCGGGATTTACACTTATTGAATTATTGGTAGCGATAGCTATCATAGGAATTTTGGCGGCTATTTTATTACCTGCTTTAGCACGGGCTCGAGAATCCGCTCGTCGGGCGTCCTGTCAAAATAATTTAAAACAATGGGGGCTCATTTTTAAGATGTACTCGGGCGAATCGAAAGGAGCCAAATATCCGCCAGTAGTTATGGATTATAGGGCTGCGGTGGATTGTGAACAAGCAGGATTTCCTTCAGCCGGTATGAAATCTATCATTGTGGCAGGACCTCATCCAGAGATGATATATCCAGAATATCTAACTGATGTAAATATTCTGTTATGCCCTTCCGACCCATCCCATACTCCGGACTCTTTGATAAGCCCATTTACGGAAAAAACAGATATAACTGTTCCTTGTTCAAAAAGGGGAAGGGGTATGTGGAATATGCAAGCCAGCTATTATTATTTAGGTTGGGTTTTCGACCGTGGAGATACAACAGACCCACAAACGAATTTAACGCTGGTTCCTTTCTTGAATATTGTTGATGGAACAGCACCTTCACAGATAATACAAGGTTTGTTAGAAGCCGTTTTGCCTTTCTTTATTAATCATGAGAATGGAAGAGGGGACAATGATATTGTCATATCGGCAACCACAGCGGCATTAACAGGTCAACCGCCTATCGGTAATGCAGGAGGAAATACAATTTATAGACTGCGCGAAGGGATAGAACGATTTCTCATTACTGATATTAATAACCCGGCAAGTTCAGCCAAAGCACAAAGTAGTTTATGGGTAATGATGGATAAACTGACTTCCGACCCGTCCTTATATAACCATATTCCCGGCGGTTCTAATGTTCTATTCTTTGATGGACATGTTGAGTTTTTAAGGTATCAGGAGAAAGGACCGGCACCCGTAAATGGTGGTGTTGCTGCGGCAACGAACGCTTTAGAAAAGATAGATTATAGTATGTTCTAA